The following are from one region of the Periophthalmus magnuspinnatus isolate fPerMag1 chromosome 5, fPerMag1.2.pri, whole genome shotgun sequence genome:
- the LOC117370807 gene encoding zinc finger E-box-binding homeobox 2-like — protein sequence MTEESRGKRRKQANPRRNRVEADQVTSLGSEGEDEVGIWSLDPQECPESLDKASLTPSEGTEEPGSPLRSIQGQSQSPSVTDPAEEKDAEKTSDSQNALEDLAHFEFLAQLRRASNSTSILGHLTQNSSTPLYHQNSNHDDLPAAIWSPGAQHRSPDATDGGKSLQACPFCHRTYPRAALRDHIKYCQEQDEGPMVCPLCGYTATLRAQMERHLALHNQLQEKSAITFEQGPETRKFKCLQCGKAFKYKHHLKEHLRIHSGEKPYECSNCKKRFSHSGSYSSHLSSKKCLSSGGGNTGAAGAALNGHSPNMFQATFQTSPSAGGGRGANDKPEENKQLHKGFPRPVDMGRMWDPQSELALRASILKGTTLLPYLNSGTKFEQVLQKMLNREVKREQELDIDAKMEEKKDVYNGEKEGLGVSCRFCSQLFPNVAVLLQHERYLCKMNREETENGKPHEVANGISSNKSPPQKSNWHSVPQQLLVAMHSPPQLSSRPSIWSAQEKGSPIQMLNHSPKLQSPQSRKNTGGFGSPPCLDLTNCPPELLSPRNQSEPLDLSMPKESKNKTPNGISSRGEKREYQQIRKLSPTHPSFVPLPHHPAYAAPGAPLFASSMYGAFPVFNQSGLGHEGIAPLPFGQSASSPVFLSPMAYMMESEAETALKKIHQERQALMGEMISRGGLDYLSLMDDGFDGEVGPGRKRLKKTDEGLYACDICDKTFQKSSSLLRHKYEHTGKRPHECKICKKAFKHKHHLIEHSRLHSGEKPYQCDKCGKRFSHSGSYSQHMNHRYAYCSKDQDPDHDPDEMPLTMAGGFSGRLGESEDPHMSLEETQTPHSFLSDSSLDGATEGAMKEEEEEEEEEMRSTGDTDVQQSPSGKCGESNDIDSCHVESNTWDSNGAMDKCELKLEMTDSQLPRIKT from the exons TGGAGGCTGATCAGGTGACCTCCCTGGGATCGGAGGGGGAAGATGAGGTGGGCATCTGGAGCCTGGACCCCCAGGAATGCCCAGAGAGCCTGGACAAGGCAAGCCTGACGCCCAGCGAGGGCACAGAGGAGCCGGGCAGTCCCCTACGCTCTATACAAGGGCAAAGCCAGAGCCCTTCTGTCACTGACCCGGCTGAGGAGAAGGATGCAG aaAAGACCTCAGATTCTCAGAATGCCTTGGAGGACTTGGCACACTTTGAGTTCTTGGCCCAGCTGAGGAGGGCTTCAAACTCGACAAGTATTTTGGGTCATCTGACACAGAACAGCAGCACGCCACTGTACCATCAGAACAGTAACCATGACGACCTACCAGCCGCCATCTGGTCCCCTGGAGCGCAGCATCGGTCTCCTGATGCAACAg ATGGTGGAAAGAGTCTACAGGCGTGTCCTTTCTGCCACAGGACGTACCCGCGCGCCGCTCTCAGGGACCACATCAAGTACTGTCAGGAGCAGGACGAAGGGCCCATGGTCTGCCCACTCTGTGGATACACTGCCACCCTCAGGGCACAGATGGAACGGCACCTTGCACTCCACAACCAACTTCAGGAAAAA AGTGCTATAACTTTTGAACAAGGCCCAGAGACGAGGAAGTTTAAATGTCTTCAATGTGGGAAAGCATTTAAGTATAAACACCACCTCAAAGAGCATCTCCGAATCCACAGTG GTGAGAAGCCATATGAATGTTCCAATTGCAAGAAGCGCTTCTCGCACTCTGGGTCCTACAGCTCTCATCTGAGCAGCAAAAAGTGCCTTAGCAGTGGAGGAGGGAACACTGGAGCCGCCGGTGCCGCTTTGAACGGCCACAGCCCAAATATGTTTCAGGCCACGTTTCAGACCTCTCCCTCTGCAGGCGGAGGGAGGGGCGCTAATGACAAGCCAGAGGAGAATAAGCAGCTTCACAAGGGCTTCCCCAGGCCTGTAGACATGGGGCGAATGTGGGACCCTCAGTCAGAGCTAGCACTGAGAGCTAGCATCCTCAAAGGCACCACCCTCCTGCCTTATCTCAACTCGGGAACCAAATTTGAGCAGGTGCTGCAGAAGATGCTGAACAGGGAAGTGAAGCGAGAGCAGGAATTAGATATAGATGCAAAaatggaggagaagaaagatgTTTAcaatggagagaaggaggggctCGGGGTCTCCTGTCGCTTTTGTTCTCAGCTTTTCCCAAACGTGGCCGTCCTCTTGCAGCATGAGCGATACCTGTGTAAAATGAACCGAGAGGAAACGGAGAACGGGAAACCGCACGAAGTCGCCAACGGTATTTCCTCAAACAAATCGCCTCCTCAGAAGTCCAACTGGCACTCTGTCCCTCAACAGCTTCTGGTCGCTATGCACTCCCCGCCGCAGCTGTCCTCCCGACCGTCAATTTGGTCCGCACAAGAGAAAGGAAGCCCCATCCAAATGCTTAACCATTCACCTAAGCTACAATCTCCTCAAAGCAGGAAGAATACAGGTGGTTTTGGCTCTCCTCCGTGTCTCGACCTCACCAACTGTCCGCCAGAACTCCTGTCTCCCAGAAACCAGAGCGAACCACTAGACCTATCCATGCCTAAagagagcaaaaacaaaaccccTAATGGTATTtcgagcagaggagagaaaagggaatACCAACAAATCAGGAAATTGAGTCCAACGCACCCTTCGTTTGTGCCTCTGCCTCATCACCCGGCTTATGCTGCTCCCGGCGCACCCTTGTTCGCCAGCTCTATGTATGGCGCGTTCCCCGTCTTTAACCAGTCTGGCCTGGGACATGAAGGCATTGCTCCGCTTCCTTTTGGACAATCAGCTAGTAGTCCTGTGTTTCTGTCACCAATGGCTTACATGATGGAGAGTGAAGCAGAAACAGCTCTCAAGAAAATCCACCAAGAGAGACAAGCGCTAATG GGTGAGATGATAAGCCGTGGTGGACTGGACTACCTCTCCCTGATGGACGATGGGTTTGACGGTGAAGTAGGACCGGGCAGGAAAAGACTGAAGAAGACCGATGAAGGACTGTACGCCTGCGACATTTGTGACAAGACGTTTCAGAAGAGCAGCTCGCTTCTACGGCACAAATATGAGCACACAG gcAAGCGTCCCCATGAATGTAAAATCTGTAAGAAGGCGTTCAAACACAAGCACCATCTGATTGAGCACAGCCGGCTGCACTCCGGAGAAAAGCCCTACCAATGTGACAAGTGCGGCAAACGCTTCTCCCATTCGGGCTCCTACTCCCAACACATGAACCACCGCTACGCCTACTGCAGCAAGGACCAGGACCCTGACCACGACCCCGACGAGATGCCCCTCACCATGGCCGGCGGCTTCAGCGGACGCCTGGGGGAGTCCGAAGACCCGCACATGTCCTTAGAGGAGACCCAAACGCCTCATTCGTTTCTCAGCGATTCAAGCCTGGATGGAGCTACAGAAGGAGCgatgaaggaggaggaagaggaggaggaggaagagatgcGCAGCACGGGTGACACAGATGTTCAACAGTCACCATCAGGAAAATGTGGGGAGTCAAATGACATAGACAGTTGTCACGTAGAAAGCAATACATGGGACTCAAACGGAGCTATGGACAAATGTGAACTGAAGTTAGAAATGACAGATTCACAGTTACCAAGAATAAAAACCTGA
- the arhgap9 gene encoding rho GTPase-activating protein 15 isoform X2, whose translation MLSGTWRRSVGSQQSGPVTTGNTKSVTVCGVTSGTVVLEAQYDYNYRAADGRQVSIREGERFILLKKTNADWWQVRRIGAASKTKPLYVPATYVTEVPIQPMPSSQRLVTSASLNSNTRTLPRVALTPSPTHSVYSERKVTHKPIYRSMDNLNASSAYQGADSSASGLFPTPPLSGFTFTQNSCTSPSGHLMVPRSPSLSTFQPVSSNSRVIPTITRSQSSSNLPENVTENPYDEVGGGISTRVSGKPPKKSCSQWDMAGSSRKKTHLQVPRESYLSQLSWQVSPLYTGPQPEKRSFQQEPPSPAPGQQPLQTLDLWEQYTDPASGRWYYVNSVTKERSWKPPRRARSHTTSSGSKTSYTKPSVVQAQTLPRDTSHLTLTLPATGNGTMYKLSPGYSFGTHDKNIDSDWDITQSLPRASSSDTLNSMTYIKSQSQNYNESKQQLSHSQSLILPENGKLIQQCQDYSCNMTNIVVEPPSPASSPDSDSCTPELEKAGLLNKTKIAEGGRKLRKNWSPSWVVLVGNSLVFFKDPKSQTPSSWRPGNSRPESSMDLRGAQLQWANDLSSKKNVFKLRTVTGNEFLLQSETDSLINEWFNTIQNVIERLDRENPMDNVLLYSLRRAGSVEMLDQSGDEDERKSSFPRSSSNLENTERKRVKSRLKKLILKRPPLQALQEKGLIKDQVFGCCLEMLCERERSTVPRFVRLCTEAVERRGLDTDGIYRVSGNLAVIQKLRFKVNHEEKLNLDESEWEDIHVITGALKLFFRELPEPLVPYGFFTDIVETVKMTDYIDKVDRLKCLVLNMPPPNHDTLQFMCRHLKRVLEHTDSNRMTTQNIGIVFGPTLMRPERDNGNIAINMVYQNQAVELILSEYEHIFGTRGFS comes from the exons ATGTTGTCTGGTACGTGGCGGCGTTCTGTGGGATCCCAGCAGTCCGGCCCGGTCACCACGGGTAACACCAAGAGTGTGACTGTTTGTGGCGTCACCAGTGGGACAGTGGTGCTCGAGGCCCAGTACGACTATAACTACCGTGCCGCAGATGGCAGACAAGTGTCCATCAGAGAGGGCGAACGCTTCATTCTCCTCAAGAAGACCAATGCAGACTGGTGGCAG GTGCGGAGGATTGGTGCGGCCAGTAAAACAAAGCCTTTGTACGTCCCTGCCACCTATGTGACAGAGGTGCCTATTCAGCCCATGCCCTCATCCCAGCGCCTGGTTACATCTGCATCACTCAACTCCAACACGCGGACACTCCCCCGAGTCGCTCTCACCCCAAGTCCAACTCATTCAGTATACAGTGAAAGGAAAG TGACGCATAAGCCTATCTACCGCTCCATGGACAACCTCAACGCAAGCAGTGCCTACCAGGGAGCGGACAGCAGCGCCAGTGGTCTTTTCCCCACTCCGCCCCTGTCCGGATTCACCTTCACCCAAAACTCCTGCACCTCCCCATCAGGCCACCTCATGGTCCCCaggtctccctctctgtctacATTTCAACCTGTCTCATCAAACTCCAGGGTGATTCCTACCATTACCCGCAGCCAGAGCTCCAGCAATCTACCTGAAAATGTAACGGAGAACCCTTATGACGAGGTGGGAGGAGGCATCAGTACCCGAGTGAGCGGCAAGCCCCCCAAAAAGTCCTGTAGTCAGTGGGACATGGCGGGAAGCTCAAGGAAGAAGACTCATCTACAG GTCCCTAGAGAGTCGTACCTGTCGCAGCTCTCGTGGCAGGTGTCTCCTCTGTACACGGGACCTCAGCCGGAGAAGCGGTCGTTCCAGCAGGAGCCCCCCAGCCCTGCCCCAGGACAGCAGCCCCTGCAGACCCTGGACCTGTGGGAGCAGTACACAGACCCCGCCTCAGGCCGTTGGTACTACGTCAACAGTGTCACTAAGGAGAGGTCATGGAAGCCCCCACGAAGGGCCCGCAGTCACACAACCAGCTCCGGCAGCAAGACAAGCTACACCAAG cCCAGTGTGGTTCAAGCCCAAACATTACCCAGAGACACCAGCCACCTGACTCTGACACTTCCTGCTACGGGTAATGGGACGATGTACAAG CTGTCGCCTGGCTACAGCTTTGGGACCCATGACAAAAACATTGACAGTGACTGGGACATCACTCAG AGCCTGCCTCGAGCCTCCTCCTCAGACACCCTCAATAGCATGACATACATCAAGTCTCAAAGTCAAAACTATAATGAGTCTAAGCAGCAGCTCAGCCATTCACAGTCTCTCATTCTCCCTGAGAATGGCAAG CTCATACAGCAGTGCCAAGACTACTCGTGTAACATGACCAACATTGTGGTGGAGCCCCCCTCTCCAGCCAGCTCCCCAGACAGTGACAGCTGCACACCG GAGTTGGAGAAAGCTGGGCTATTAAATAAGACCAAAATTGCTGAAGGAGGGAGAAAGCTAAG GAAAAATTGGAGTCCTTCTTGGGTGGTGCTGGTTGGAAACAGCCTGGTTTTCTTCAAAGATCCCAAATCACAGACACCATCCAGCTGG AGACCAGGAAACAGCAGACCTGAAAGTAGCATGGATTTAAGAGGAGCACAACTGCAGTGGGCCAATGATCTCTCCAGCAAAAAGAATGTATTTAAG CTGAGGACAGTGACCGGCAATGAGTTTCTACTCCAATCAGAGACGGACTCATTGATCAATGAGTGGTTTAACACCATTCAGAATGTCATCGAACGCCTG GACCGTGAAAACCCCATGGACAATGTGCTGCTGTATTCTCTGAGGAGAGCGGGCAGTGTGGAGATGCTGGACCAGAGCGGAGACGAGGACGAGAGAAAATCGTCCT tcccTCGTTCCTCGTCCAACCTGGAGAATACAGAGAGGAAACGTGTCAAGTCCAGACTCAAGAAGCTGATCCTGAAGAGACCTCCTCTACAGGCCCTGCAGGAGAAGGGGCTGATTAAAG ATCAAGTATTCGGCTGTTGTCTGGAGAtgctgtgtgagagagagaggagcaccGTCCCTCGCTTTGTCCGACTCTGCACCGAGGCAGTGGAGAgaagag gaTTGGACACTGACGGCATCTACAGAGTGTCTGGGAATCTGGCAGTCATTCAGAAACTACGCTTTAAGGTCAACCATG AGGAGAAGCTCAATCTGGACGAGAGTGAGTGGGAGGACATCCATGTGATCACGGGGGCTTTGAAACTTTTCTTCCGAGAGCTTCCCGAGCCATTAGTCCCCTATGGCTTCTTCACCGACATCGTGGAGACAGTCA AAATGACAGACTACATTGACAAAGTGGATCGTCTGAAGTGTCTGGTGCTGAACATGCCTCCACCAAACCATGATACACTGCAGTTCATGTGTCGCCATCTCAAACG TGTGCTGGAACATACAGACTCCAACCGAATGACCACCCAAAACATCGGCATAGTCTTCGGGCCGACCCTTATGCGCCCCGAACGAGACAACGGCAACATCGCAATCAACATGGTCTACCAAAACCAGGCGGTGGAGCTCATACTCAGTGAATACGAGCACATCTTTGGGACACGAGGCTTTTCCTGA
- the arhgap9 gene encoding rho GTPase-activating protein 15 isoform X1 — MLSGTWRRSVGSQQSGPVTTGNTKSVTVCGVTSGTVVLEAQYDYNYRAADGRQVSIREGERFILLKKTNADWWQVRRIGAASKTKPLYVPATYVTEVPIQPMPSSQRLVTSASLNSNTRTLPRVALTPSPTHSVYSERKVTHKPIYRSMDNLNASSAYQGADSSASGLFPTPPLSGFTFTQNSCTSPSGHLMVPRSPSLSTFQPVSSNSRVIPTITRSQSSSNLPENVTENPYDEVGGGISTRVSGKPPKKSCSQWDMAGSSRKKTHLQVPRESYLSQLSWQVSPLYTGPQPEKRSFQQEPPSPAPGQQPLQTLDLWEQYTDPASGRWYYVNSVTKERSWKPPRRARSHTTSSGSKTSYTKPSVVQAQTLPRDTSHLTLTLPATGNGTMYKLSPGYSFGTHDKNIDSDWDITQSLPRASSSDTLNSMTYIKSQSQNYNESKQQLSHSQSLILPENGKLIQQCQDYSCNMTNIVVEPPSPASSPDSDSCTPELEKAGLLNKTKIAEGGRKLRKNWSPSWVVLVGNSLVFFKDPKSQTPSSWRPGNSRPESSMDLRGAQLQWANDLSSKKNVFKLRTVTGNEFLLQSETDSLINEWFNTIQNVIERLDRENPMDNVLLYSLRRAGSVEMLDQSGDEDERKSSFPRSSSNLENTERKRVKSRLKKLILKRPPLQALQEKGLIKDQVFGCCLEMLCERERSTVPRFVRLCTEAVERRGLDTDGIYRVSGNLAVIQKLRFKVNHERAVTTDGRYMFPSELVQEEKLNLDESEWEDIHVITGALKLFFRELPEPLVPYGFFTDIVETVKMTDYIDKVDRLKCLVLNMPPPNHDTLQFMCRHLKRVLEHTDSNRMTTQNIGIVFGPTLMRPERDNGNIAINMVYQNQAVELILSEYEHIFGTRGFS; from the exons ATGTTGTCTGGTACGTGGCGGCGTTCTGTGGGATCCCAGCAGTCCGGCCCGGTCACCACGGGTAACACCAAGAGTGTGACTGTTTGTGGCGTCACCAGTGGGACAGTGGTGCTCGAGGCCCAGTACGACTATAACTACCGTGCCGCAGATGGCAGACAAGTGTCCATCAGAGAGGGCGAACGCTTCATTCTCCTCAAGAAGACCAATGCAGACTGGTGGCAG GTGCGGAGGATTGGTGCGGCCAGTAAAACAAAGCCTTTGTACGTCCCTGCCACCTATGTGACAGAGGTGCCTATTCAGCCCATGCCCTCATCCCAGCGCCTGGTTACATCTGCATCACTCAACTCCAACACGCGGACACTCCCCCGAGTCGCTCTCACCCCAAGTCCAACTCATTCAGTATACAGTGAAAGGAAAG TGACGCATAAGCCTATCTACCGCTCCATGGACAACCTCAACGCAAGCAGTGCCTACCAGGGAGCGGACAGCAGCGCCAGTGGTCTTTTCCCCACTCCGCCCCTGTCCGGATTCACCTTCACCCAAAACTCCTGCACCTCCCCATCAGGCCACCTCATGGTCCCCaggtctccctctctgtctacATTTCAACCTGTCTCATCAAACTCCAGGGTGATTCCTACCATTACCCGCAGCCAGAGCTCCAGCAATCTACCTGAAAATGTAACGGAGAACCCTTATGACGAGGTGGGAGGAGGCATCAGTACCCGAGTGAGCGGCAAGCCCCCCAAAAAGTCCTGTAGTCAGTGGGACATGGCGGGAAGCTCAAGGAAGAAGACTCATCTACAG GTCCCTAGAGAGTCGTACCTGTCGCAGCTCTCGTGGCAGGTGTCTCCTCTGTACACGGGACCTCAGCCGGAGAAGCGGTCGTTCCAGCAGGAGCCCCCCAGCCCTGCCCCAGGACAGCAGCCCCTGCAGACCCTGGACCTGTGGGAGCAGTACACAGACCCCGCCTCAGGCCGTTGGTACTACGTCAACAGTGTCACTAAGGAGAGGTCATGGAAGCCCCCACGAAGGGCCCGCAGTCACACAACCAGCTCCGGCAGCAAGACAAGCTACACCAAG cCCAGTGTGGTTCAAGCCCAAACATTACCCAGAGACACCAGCCACCTGACTCTGACACTTCCTGCTACGGGTAATGGGACGATGTACAAG CTGTCGCCTGGCTACAGCTTTGGGACCCATGACAAAAACATTGACAGTGACTGGGACATCACTCAG AGCCTGCCTCGAGCCTCCTCCTCAGACACCCTCAATAGCATGACATACATCAAGTCTCAAAGTCAAAACTATAATGAGTCTAAGCAGCAGCTCAGCCATTCACAGTCTCTCATTCTCCCTGAGAATGGCAAG CTCATACAGCAGTGCCAAGACTACTCGTGTAACATGACCAACATTGTGGTGGAGCCCCCCTCTCCAGCCAGCTCCCCAGACAGTGACAGCTGCACACCG GAGTTGGAGAAAGCTGGGCTATTAAATAAGACCAAAATTGCTGAAGGAGGGAGAAAGCTAAG GAAAAATTGGAGTCCTTCTTGGGTGGTGCTGGTTGGAAACAGCCTGGTTTTCTTCAAAGATCCCAAATCACAGACACCATCCAGCTGG AGACCAGGAAACAGCAGACCTGAAAGTAGCATGGATTTAAGAGGAGCACAACTGCAGTGGGCCAATGATCTCTCCAGCAAAAAGAATGTATTTAAG CTGAGGACAGTGACCGGCAATGAGTTTCTACTCCAATCAGAGACGGACTCATTGATCAATGAGTGGTTTAACACCATTCAGAATGTCATCGAACGCCTG GACCGTGAAAACCCCATGGACAATGTGCTGCTGTATTCTCTGAGGAGAGCGGGCAGTGTGGAGATGCTGGACCAGAGCGGAGACGAGGACGAGAGAAAATCGTCCT tcccTCGTTCCTCGTCCAACCTGGAGAATACAGAGAGGAAACGTGTCAAGTCCAGACTCAAGAAGCTGATCCTGAAGAGACCTCCTCTACAGGCCCTGCAGGAGAAGGGGCTGATTAAAG ATCAAGTATTCGGCTGTTGTCTGGAGAtgctgtgtgagagagagaggagcaccGTCCCTCGCTTTGTCCGACTCTGCACCGAGGCAGTGGAGAgaagag gaTTGGACACTGACGGCATCTACAGAGTGTCTGGGAATCTGGCAGTCATTCAGAAACTACGCTTTAAGGTCAACCATG AGCGAGCAGTGACTACTGACGGACGTTACATGTTCCCTTCAGAGTTGGTACAAG AGGAGAAGCTCAATCTGGACGAGAGTGAGTGGGAGGACATCCATGTGATCACGGGGGCTTTGAAACTTTTCTTCCGAGAGCTTCCCGAGCCATTAGTCCCCTATGGCTTCTTCACCGACATCGTGGAGACAGTCA AAATGACAGACTACATTGACAAAGTGGATCGTCTGAAGTGTCTGGTGCTGAACATGCCTCCACCAAACCATGATACACTGCAGTTCATGTGTCGCCATCTCAAACG TGTGCTGGAACATACAGACTCCAACCGAATGACCACCCAAAACATCGGCATAGTCTTCGGGCCGACCCTTATGCGCCCCGAACGAGACAACGGCAACATCGCAATCAACATGGTCTACCAAAACCAGGCGGTGGAGCTCATACTCAGTGAATACGAGCACATCTTTGGGACACGAGGCTTTTCCTGA